A part of Corynebacterium mustelae genomic DNA contains:
- a CDS encoding ankyrin repeat domain-containing protein, translated as MTDLLFEAAGVGDCEKIRQRLAEGDDVDYVDKIRGRTSLIETVANGYKDAAELLLDSGADVDAICPDSGKTSVMCAAEIGFLDILRMLIDRGADINLAPEEEYFGRNAAMLAAGSGRINALKILVESGADLSFCDRRGHNVMQESIERGRHECCQYLESIGAPGPKEPPVGETLEWPELSWDPTTMSTDFVLPDGVSPEEVVRSYILTMNHWETKGDSELMPEQSFLKEDGDWDYEARAVYTEQFRKCLARGAALAKIHLTDKKRTNTRCSVGSPPQFSAGYSLMGVTKVKPSRVEIHIRHLSPENDNERYEWIFVCLKKNGQWRIDSGKSRMVGTLKYERDYLA; from the coding sequence ATGACAGATCTTTTATTTGAAGCGGCTGGGGTAGGGGACTGCGAGAAGATTCGGCAGCGGTTGGCTGAAGGGGATGACGTCGATTACGTTGATAAGATCAGGGGGCGTACCAGCCTAATTGAAACAGTAGCAAACGGATATAAAGACGCTGCCGAGCTTCTATTAGATAGTGGTGCTGATGTTGATGCGATCTGTCCTGATAGTGGAAAAACCAGTGTCATGTGTGCCGCAGAAATTGGGTTTCTTGATATCCTTCGGATGCTTATTGATCGTGGCGCTGACATAAATTTAGCGCCTGAAGAAGAGTATTTTGGCCGAAATGCCGCTATGCTAGCCGCAGGGAGCGGACGGATAAACGCGCTCAAAATTCTAGTAGAATCGGGTGCTGACCTGTCCTTTTGCGATCGTCGTGGACACAATGTGATGCAAGAATCCATTGAACGGGGGCGCCACGAGTGTTGTCAGTATTTGGAATCGATAGGAGCCCCCGGACCGAAAGAGCCACCGGTTGGGGAAACATTAGAGTGGCCAGAGTTATCGTGGGACCCTACTACTATGTCCACTGACTTTGTGTTACCTGATGGAGTAAGCCCGGAAGAAGTTGTTCGCAGTTATATTCTTACGATGAATCACTGGGAAACGAAAGGAGACTCGGAATTAATGCCGGAACAGTCGTTTCTTAAAGAAGACGGTGACTGGGATTATGAGGCTAGGGCGGTTTATACCGAGCAATTTAGGAAGTGCCTTGCCAGAGGAGCTGCCTTGGCCAAGATACATCTTACGGATAAGAAACGGACTAATACCCGCTGTTCGGTGGGAAGTCCGCCGCAGTTTTCCGCAGGCTATTCGTTGATGGGTGTTACTAAAGTGAAACCGTCACGGGTAGAGATTCATATAAGACACTTAAGCCCTGAGAACGATAACGAAAGGTACGAGTGGATTTTTGTGTGCCTGAAAAAGAATGGGCAGTGGCGGATTGATTCGGGGAAATCTCGGATGGTAGGGACG
- a CDS encoding ankyrin repeat domain-containing protein translates to MWAAHKGHMGILQLLIERGVDVNETPRWETQRSHDRGG, encoded by the coding sequence ATGTGGGCCGCGCACAAAGGGCACATGGGGATCCTCCAGCTGCTCATTGAGCGCGGCGTTGATGTGAATGAGACCCCCCGATGGGAAACGCAGCGCAGCCATGATCGCGGCGGGTAG
- a CDS encoding TerD family protein: MFSSPALMCSGIVLTENPHAVSSEEHVCEMASWELWFLGFEVDSERLRCFTPHALAQLIGYAHTVSGVDKVWEPLFPDFPQCSSSELDRQVTMLRHYRSGGRWRPKNPQLSPVIPSRYRWRVHQRLHITTFTPALVQDLWSSPVALSARQREAAEDLALFVAASPAWDLGDIVENTHFRHGENFGHAAATLAVVSPHAFRRLLARTHTITDILRCILAFYCAQPDRARDLRCSREYPVNMRSIPREIRREILCAMAAADSQETRDRVLKDQYVWRRVLKKIHPFDLPESGAARPILDVIFGNVKHTSTNARVEQAFAQHDVKAAIELLGPTPGVFLRRLDHLVRLVTTETTPLLFTAVRRVAPHVSLTTLISVINGLRSREQVPKVIRLASRVFISHKPPHPVDKTLVAQVLHLLEQALDAQLALKPPPPTRLPDGGAFPVPLGSRWASTSSVPYYPGQPLKLDLRSEESIRLFVHWVGDDVDLGVVFADETLTHSLGYVDYTNLIGHSLETTVTHSGDVVYAPAPKGACEMIDIKLSRKLPPRVRYIIPSIISFNGVKLGQIPTLTGLMHTHQLQGHHFDPSEVTSSASITVESTSAVPFIIDVAAKQLVWLDSSLGTRKGEFSAGRSELVELVRAELQRIKTHISVHELLRRWVSVHDVDVEFGNPEIDYAQVVEPVFTGPQDPMAVAWAQRLIGISA; this comes from the coding sequence ATGTTCAGCTCGCCTGCCTTGATGTGTAGCGGAATTGTGCTCACCGAGAATCCTCATGCTGTGAGCAGCGAGGAGCATGTGTGTGAGATGGCGTCGTGGGAGTTGTGGTTTTTGGGGTTTGAGGTTGATTCGGAGCGGTTGCGGTGCTTCACGCCGCATGCGCTTGCCCAGCTTATCGGTTATGCCCACACTGTGAGTGGGGTGGATAAGGTGTGGGAGCCGTTGTTCCCTGATTTTCCGCAGTGTTCGTCTTCCGAGTTGGATCGCCAGGTGACCATGCTGCGGCATTATCGCAGTGGTGGGCGATGGCGCCCGAAGAATCCGCAGCTCAGCCCCGTTATTCCTAGTAGGTATAGGTGGCGTGTGCACCAGAGGCTTCACATCACGACGTTCACTCCTGCGCTTGTGCAGGATTTGTGGTCTTCTCCTGTGGCGTTGAGTGCGCGGCAGCGTGAGGCTGCGGAGGATCTTGCGCTGTTCGTTGCGGCAAGCCCCGCGTGGGATTTGGGGGATATTGTCGAAAATACGCATTTTCGGCATGGGGAAAATTTTGGGCATGCGGCTGCAACGTTGGCGGTGGTTTCGCCCCATGCTTTTCGACGCCTCCTCGCCCGCACCCACACCATCACGGATATCCTCCGCTGCATCCTCGCATTTTATTGCGCGCAACCGGATCGGGCGCGGGATTTGCGGTGCAGTAGGGAATACCCGGTGAATATGCGCAGCATTCCCCGGGAGATTCGCCGCGAAATCCTGTGCGCAATGGCAGCAGCGGATAGCCAGGAGACGCGTGATCGGGTGCTTAAAGATCAGTATGTGTGGCGCCGAGTGCTGAAGAAAATTCACCCCTTTGACCTGCCTGAATCTGGTGCCGCCCGCCCCATTTTGGATGTGATCTTTGGCAATGTGAAACACACAAGCACCAATGCGCGGGTTGAGCAGGCGTTCGCGCAGCACGACGTAAAAGCTGCCATTGAACTGCTAGGACCCACCCCGGGTGTTTTCCTTCGCCGCCTTGACCACCTTGTGCGCCTTGTCACCACAGAAACCACGCCGCTTCTTTTCACGGCTGTGCGCCGTGTAGCTCCACACGTTTCACTGACGACGCTTATTTCCGTAATCAATGGGTTACGCAGTCGCGAGCAGGTGCCCAAAGTGATAAGGCTGGCCAGCAGGGTGTTTATCTCCCACAAACCTCCACACCCCGTGGATAAAACACTTGTGGCCCAAGTCCTTCACCTGCTAGAACAGGCGCTTGATGCGCAGCTAGCGTTGAAACCTCCGCCCCCGACGAGACTTCCGGACGGGGGAGCCTTTCCGGTTCCGCTGGGGTCGCGGTGGGCGTCGACAAGCTCAGTGCCCTACTATCCCGGGCAGCCGCTGAAACTCGACCTGCGCAGCGAAGAATCGATCCGATTGTTCGTGCACTGGGTCGGTGACGATGTGGACCTTGGCGTAGTTTTCGCCGATGAAACGCTGACGCATTCACTCGGATACGTCGACTACACCAACCTCATCGGACACTCGCTGGAAACCACCGTCACCCACTCCGGCGACGTTGTGTACGCGCCGGCGCCGAAGGGGGCGTGCGAAATGATCGACATTAAGCTGTCTCGGAAACTTCCGCCTAGGGTGCGCTACATTATTCCCAGCATCATCAGCTTTAACGGGGTGAAACTGGGCCAGATTCCCACCCTCACCGGGCTGATGCACACCCACCAGCTGCAAGGACATCACTTCGACCCCAGCGAAGTAACCTCAAGCGCGTCGATCACAGTGGAATCAACCTCAGCCGTGCCATTCATCATCGATGTCGCAGCAAAACAGTTGGTGTGGCTGGATTCCAGCCTCGGCACACGCAAAGGCGAATTCAGCGCGGGGCGAAGCGAACTAGTGGAACTCGTGCGGGCCGAACTGCAACGCATAAAAACCCACATATCCGTGCACGAACTGCTACGACGCTGGGTTTCAGTACACGATGTGGACGTGGAATTCGGAAACCCCGAGATTGATTACGCGCAAGTGGTGGAACCTGTGTTCACCGGGCCGCAAGACCCGATGGCGGTGGCGTGGGCGCAGCGCCTTATCGGCATTTCGGCTTGA
- a CDS encoding DUF4241 domain-containing protein has product MDAKDFYPLCTVGKEYDSDERVDMQVIDLGTITISSGTVMACDPFMFLDGGEEYAFPNGTFPVKITEVGLDAAYLSVIVRDEPVVSYEVARPVGVPDDAPWPEDGPWGATVDCTKAGLVDGEAARAFYQQESAHDIVWPEDDAGGWIDIIDDENHYRVGEANIPIPGDPNGASIAICHSGNSLTTYPLVYAYNTAGELVACHLDFMVVGNEQYET; this is encoded by the coding sequence ATGGATGCGAAAGATTTTTACCCTCTGTGCACTGTTGGCAAAGAATATGACAGTGATGAACGAGTGGACATGCAGGTAATCGATTTGGGCACGATCACCATCAGCTCGGGGACAGTCATGGCGTGCGACCCGTTTATGTTTTTAGATGGCGGGGAAGAATACGCCTTCCCCAATGGCACTTTTCCGGTGAAGATCACCGAAGTTGGGTTGGATGCTGCGTATTTAAGCGTCATTGTGCGCGATGAACCTGTGGTGTCCTACGAGGTGGCGCGACCTGTGGGAGTTCCAGATGATGCCCCGTGGCCAGAAGATGGGCCGTGGGGTGCAACAGTTGATTGCACGAAAGCTGGCTTAGTGGACGGCGAAGCCGCCCGCGCTTTCTACCAACAAGAAAGTGCCCACGACATTGTTTGGCCAGAAGACGATGCGGGAGGGTGGATAGACATCATAGATGATGAAAACCACTACCGTGTGGGGGAAGCAAACATTCCCATTCCTGGCGACCCGAACGGCGCAAGTATCGCCATCTGCCACTCAGGTAATAGCCTAACTACGTACCCGCTGGTTTATGCCTACAATACGGCAGGCGAGTTGGTTGCATGTCACCTCGACTTTATGGTTGTGGGTAACGAACAGTACGAGACTTAA
- a CDS encoding bactofilin family protein — protein MSDIHFELTHETKTAISGEVLYRIRAVRDIPARFVCEGELGGWVSSTHTPSGEPRIGKNAWVEGEAQVFEGARVTGHARVGGEAILSGNALVKGRARVFGDPQIGGNAIVRGGSTIRGGKICGDAQVSGEAQVHGKVWGQARVSGQAIVSCSGRVTGRAHVCERATVENSLVEGRAKIAGTATVTGDSHVFGRARLGGVAWVNGATVGGSAVITAPLPSHAVVVGPAHITHFTHCFVAGPMSTGGTVTVYRTHKHKAKVDAHSPLNTHERAIVAHAQQQVLAKRPEPPLCFELTDRKRVLSDGTVVYQIRATRDHHYLGVTAGDVGGWVSSTHTDDGTARIIDSWVAGNAIVRDNARIVEEVLVEGNAVIKDEAYLYQGVVVGGDTVVGGSTTITTQAEITGNAVLSGAGRIYPYVFAELTGPIPDACLYTVDDHRLLEVEGVQVTVTRTRKNRAHIAYLDTETHTWSTRSPFAGPLHPEILAIVREWECTCNLGVFVNQPEPFRT, from the coding sequence GTGTCTGATATTCACTTCGAACTCACCCACGAAACGAAAACCGCCATTTCAGGCGAGGTCTTGTACCGGATTCGTGCGGTGCGAGACATTCCTGCGCGTTTCGTGTGTGAAGGTGAGCTAGGGGGATGGGTCAGTTCCACCCACACCCCGAGTGGCGAGCCGAGGATCGGCAAGAATGCCTGGGTGGAGGGTGAGGCACAGGTTTTCGAAGGTGCGCGTGTCACCGGCCACGCTAGGGTTGGGGGCGAAGCTATCCTCAGCGGGAACGCTCTGGTCAAAGGGCGTGCGCGAGTGTTTGGCGACCCGCAAATTGGTGGCAACGCTATCGTGCGGGGTGGCAGTACCATCCGTGGCGGTAAGATCTGTGGCGACGCCCAGGTTAGCGGTGAGGCGCAAGTTCACGGCAAAGTTTGGGGGCAGGCGCGGGTGAGTGGGCAGGCGATCGTCTCCTGTTCTGGGCGTGTGACGGGTAGAGCCCATGTGTGTGAACGTGCCACAGTCGAGAATTCCTTGGTGGAGGGACGGGCGAAAATCGCAGGTACAGCGACAGTTACTGGCGATAGTCACGTTTTTGGTCGGGCGCGGCTTGGTGGTGTGGCGTGGGTGAACGGTGCAACTGTTGGTGGCTCGGCCGTGATCACCGCGCCGCTCCCGTCCCACGCGGTTGTGGTTGGCCCCGCCCACATCACCCATTTCACGCATTGCTTCGTCGCGGGTCCCATGAGCACTGGCGGCACAGTCACCGTGTACCGTACGCACAAACACAAGGCCAAAGTCGACGCTCACTCCCCCTTGAATACACACGAACGTGCAATCGTCGCCCATGCGCAACAGCAAGTCTTGGCCAAGCGCCCTGAGCCCCCACTGTGTTTCGAGCTCACCGACCGGAAGCGGGTTCTTTCCGATGGCACTGTTGTGTACCAGATCCGCGCGACCCGCGACCACCACTATCTGGGGGTTACTGCAGGCGATGTGGGTGGCTGGGTGTCGAGCACCCACACCGATGATGGGACTGCCCGCATTATCGACTCGTGGGTTGCGGGCAATGCGATCGTGCGCGATAACGCCCGCATTGTCGAAGAAGTTCTTGTTGAGGGCAATGCCGTGATCAAAGATGAGGCCTACCTGTATCAAGGAGTGGTTGTGGGTGGTGACACTGTGGTTGGGGGTTCCACAACGATTACGACACAGGCAGAAATCACCGGCAACGCGGTACTTTCCGGTGCGGGGAGAATCTACCCCTACGTGTTTGCTGAGCTCACCGGCCCCATCCCCGATGCCTGCCTGTACACAGTCGACGACCATCGCCTCCTTGAGGTCGAGGGGGTGCAGGTGACGGTCACCCGCACACGCAAAAATCGTGCCCACATCGCCTACCTTGACACTGAAACCCACACGTGGTCCACGCGCTCCCCGTTCGCTGGGCCGCTTCACCCCGAAATTTTGGCGATTGTGCGGGAGTGGGAATGCACCTGCAACCTTGGTGTGTTCGTGAATCAGCCCGAACCGTTCCGCACCTAA
- a CDS encoding IS1634 family transposase, whose amino-acid sequence MQIVRDVHRRTVVDYHVGSAHNEIELHALLKKARDLLYADQLELDLELPVAGDTEDSLTVESMTARVLLDVFACAWSTLGFDAIYPVDSVFARTVFARVVQPSSKSQVPMVLQRLGLPAVHRNTVSAAVKTAFDEDKYSAFSRACFDFSLARGTVAWVLYDVTTLYFEADREDDLRKVGYSKERRIDPQVVVGLLVDSRGLPLEISCFEGNKAEALTMIDVLNSFRRRHNVENIIVVADAGMISADNCNHLEALGFQFIIGARMSKAPYKMDMPINETGHAIDDGHIVESTKTMGPSTTHRTTRRMVCQYSHKRFANDKHTLAKQRQRAEEIVTGTRKQKRARFVTHTSGHSEFNTDDFEKASQLAGWKGYITNISAEDMSGEQIIATYHDLYEVERSFRMAKSDLQARPMYVRKEDSIRAHLNLVFVALAVARFLQDLTGFSRQKIINILEPLRDVTINTPHGPITIPTKITPEAQEILNKMSY is encoded by the coding sequence GTGCAGATCGTGCGGGATGTGCATCGCCGAACTGTGGTGGATTATCATGTCGGTTCTGCCCATAACGAGATTGAACTTCACGCTTTACTCAAAAAAGCGCGTGATCTGCTTTACGCTGATCAGCTTGAGTTAGATCTTGAGTTACCAGTGGCAGGTGATACCGAAGACTCGTTGACGGTGGAGTCGATGACTGCTCGCGTATTATTGGATGTTTTTGCTTGTGCGTGGTCGACGCTTGGTTTTGATGCGATCTATCCGGTGGATTCTGTTTTTGCCCGCACTGTTTTTGCACGTGTAGTCCAGCCTTCTTCGAAGTCACAAGTACCCATGGTGCTTCAACGGTTAGGGTTACCTGCTGTTCATCGCAACACGGTTTCAGCTGCAGTGAAAACAGCTTTTGATGAGGATAAGTACAGTGCGTTTTCCCGAGCATGTTTTGATTTCAGCCTGGCACGTGGCACAGTAGCGTGGGTGCTTTATGACGTTACGACGTTGTATTTTGAAGCAGATCGTGAAGACGATTTACGTAAAGTGGGGTACTCGAAAGAGCGTCGTATCGATCCACAGGTTGTTGTGGGACTGCTTGTTGATAGCCGTGGACTTCCCTTGGAAATTTCCTGCTTCGAGGGAAACAAAGCAGAAGCACTCACCATGATTGATGTACTGAATAGCTTTCGCAGGCGGCATAACGTGGAAAATATCATTGTTGTCGCCGATGCTGGCATGATTTCTGCGGACAACTGCAATCATCTAGAAGCGCTTGGGTTTCAATTCATTATCGGGGCAAGAATGTCCAAAGCTCCCTACAAGATGGATATGCCCATCAATGAGACAGGACACGCTATTGATGATGGGCATATCGTCGAATCAACGAAAACAATGGGCCCTAGCACAACTCACCGAACCACACGGCGAATGGTCTGTCAGTATTCACACAAGCGATTTGCCAACGACAAGCACACTCTTGCCAAGCAACGTCAACGTGCTGAAGAAATCGTCACAGGAACGCGGAAACAAAAACGGGCACGGTTTGTTACCCACACCAGCGGCCATTCTGAGTTCAACACTGATGATTTTGAAAAAGCGTCACAACTAGCAGGCTGGAAAGGATACATCACCAACATCTCGGCCGAGGACATGTCAGGTGAACAAATCATTGCAACATATCATGACCTATACGAAGTGGAACGAAGTTTCCGAATGGCAAAAAGCGACCTTCAAGCCAGGCCAATGTACGTACGGAAAGAAGATTCCATCCGCGCCCACCTAAATCTCGTCTTTGTCGCCCTAGCCGTCGCACGTTTCCTACAAGATCTCACCGGATTCAGTCGACAAAAAATCATCAACATCCTCGAACCCTTACGAGACGTAACCATCAACACACCCCACGGCCCGATAACCATCCCCACAAAAATCACACCAGAAGCCCAAGAAATCCTCAACAAAATGTCGTACTAA